A stretch of DNA from Oligoflexus sp.:
GCGCGCTCCAGAAAACCGGGGCTCTGCTGGGCGAGGTCTTCGCGTGGGGCGAGGAAGAGTATGTGGAAATGCTCATCAATGACATTCACTGCGATCGGCCCTTCACAGACGGGGCCTTTGATGAAGGCGCTCACGAAGAAAAGGGAATTGTCGAGCAGGAAGCGATAGCGGCTTTCGGCGGGAATAGCCTTGAAGGCGAGAAAGGGATTGGCTGCGACCTTGTTCTCGTAGCTTGGAAAATCCTGCGCCTCCAAAGCCCAGGGCTCTTCGAAAAAGATTTCCTGCCAACGCTGCCAGGTTTCCTGGGAAAGGGGATAGATCAGATGATTTTTCAGCGTCAGCGTCTCTTCGACTTTCTGCAGTCTATAGTAAAAAGTGCTGACGCCCGGATCATCGAAAGGCCAGGTAGTGGCGATCACATCAATCGGCTCGGGCGCTTTGGTGCGCGAGCGGACCATGCGGTAGAATTCACCCGGCAGTTCCGGGATGCGGAGATGTCCGAGGAAAAGATGCTCATAGATATAACGGGCCACGAGACGATGCTTCGGATCGCCTTGATTCCAGAGCTGTTCCCAGCGGCGCAGAGCCAGGATATTTTGGGGCTGCGAAAGCTGCAGTTGCCGGGACGCCGTGAGCTTGGGATAGCCGCTTTCGAGCCAGCGATTGATGATTTTTATTTCGTGCGGCGCCAGGGGAGGAAACCCATAAGGCATGCCGCTGTTGGGGAGTTTTTTCTGGTACTCCTCAAACTGGGCATTATCCGCTGGGCATTCATGACTTTCATTCGACACGACACCGACGGGACCGGGATACATGACTCGTTGCCATAACAGGGCTTCGGTCAATGACGGTTGGCCGGGCTTCATGCGCGCGACGGGGAAAAAATCCTTCTTCTGCATCCATTCCAAAGCCGAATGCGCATCGACGAAGAGGCGAGAGGGTTCCGCCGCGGTAATGCGGGTGCCATCGTAAAGAGGGTTCTTGGTGGCCCCGCGCCGCATGCCTTCGATGTGGGCCAGATTCAGCTGACAGGGGGCTGTATAGCAGGAGTGGCAGCTCACGCAGCGTTTATCGAGCAGGGGTTTCACACTCTTGAAATAAAACTGATCCTGATCCACCGAAGCGGATTCAGGAAGTTCCTTGATCACTGTGGGTTTTGCCGAAGTGCAGGCCGTTATGAGAAAGAGGAGCAGAAGGAACCGAAATCTCATCAGGCCGTAACCTCCGTTGCGCAATCGAGACTTCGTTCCACGCTATCATAATTAGGCTTTTTTCGATACCGCCGCGGGACTCCACCTTTTCAAAAGCAGGGCATTGGTGACGACGCTGACGCTACTGAAAGCCATGGCGGCGCCGGCGATCATGGGACTCAGGTAACCCAGGGCCGCCAGGGGTATGCCCAGGGCATTATAAATAAAGGCCCAGAACAGATTCTGCCGGATCTTATGATAGGTCCTGCGCGAGATTTCCAGAGCATCGGGAATCAAAAGAGGCTG
This window harbors:
- a CDS encoding fatty acid cis/trans isomerase; the encoded protein is MRFRFLLLLFLITACTSAKPTVIKELPESASVDQDQFYFKSVKPLLDKRCVSCHSCYTAPCQLNLAHIEGMRRGATKNPLYDGTRITAAEPSRLFVDAHSALEWMQKKDFFPVARMKPGQPSLTEALLWQRVMYPGPVGVVSNESHECPADNAQFEEYQKKLPNSGMPYGFPPLAPHEIKIINRWLESGYPKLTASRQLQLSQPQNILALRRWEQLWNQGDPKHRLVARYIYEHLFLGHLRIPELPGEFYRMVRSRTKAPEPIDVIATTWPFDDPGVSTFYYRLQKVEETLTLKNHLIYPLSQETWQRWQEIFFEEPWALEAQDFPSYENKVAANPFLAFKAIPAESRYRFLLDNSLFFVSAFIKGPVCEGPIAVNVIDEHFHILFLAPREDLAQQSPGFLERAAQDLSLPAEGRNNPLSSLYVKYKAAQLDFVEQRQKLFAESFPKGLELNDIWDGDSHNPQALLTVFRHFDNASVSTGAIGRIPKTIWVMDYPIFERMYYLLVAGFDVFGNVFHQSATRMYMDNLRVESEDLFLSFFPSKTRQNLRRHWYRGLAAQELMKYLNPYGGVPASSLIPYYTQDPKREFLQYVLKERFNARVRGQTPVVPPRDKVLDQLNNHTGAQYEMLPDLTFLLVEGKDDRLYSLIHHKEHLNVSFMFGEDGRRVPAEDRLEVLPGVYGAFPNFFVKVREDQLQNFVRDTLRLNKNPRQLKEWIALYGISRQNPDFWRYFDRVQQLTDQSKHFDTGILDLSKYELW